The following coding sequences are from one Frigoribacterium sp. Leaf415 window:
- a CDS encoding DUF1275 family protein: MKKFRRNQARMHLVMMLTLTFTTGIIDAVGYLGLDRVFTANMTGNVVILGMAIAQADGLPIVGPIVALAAFLLGAAIGGRVLRGGRAGWSGRSTISFGVTGGVLLGLGISTFFVVPEENTPWAFTITGLLGAAMGLQAAAARKIAVADVTTVVVTSTIVGLASESKLAGGTGKNFPRRVLAVVLILAGAGVGALLLQVHIGVGMGVAGGLTLLVALTGHLLRERRKEVEAREAEAAAATASATPTASATSGVQEARSATSGANGDARG; the protein is encoded by the coding sequence GTGAAGAAGTTCCGCCGCAACCAGGCGCGCATGCACCTCGTCATGATGCTGACGCTGACGTTCACCACCGGCATCATCGACGCCGTCGGCTACCTCGGCCTCGACCGGGTGTTCACCGCGAACATGACCGGCAACGTGGTCATCCTCGGCATGGCCATCGCGCAGGCCGACGGTCTGCCGATCGTCGGTCCGATCGTGGCCCTCGCCGCGTTCCTGCTCGGAGCCGCTATCGGCGGCCGTGTATTGCGAGGCGGCCGTGCCGGCTGGTCGGGCCGCAGCACGATCTCGTTCGGGGTGACCGGCGGCGTGCTGCTCGGGCTCGGCATCTCGACCTTCTTCGTCGTGCCCGAAGAGAACACGCCGTGGGCCTTCACGATCACCGGCCTGCTCGGCGCCGCCATGGGCCTGCAGGCCGCCGCCGCCCGCAAGATCGCCGTGGCCGACGTCACGACCGTGGTGGTCACGTCGACGATCGTCGGGCTCGCGTCCGAGTCGAAGCTCGCCGGCGGCACGGGCAAGAACTTCCCCCGGCGGGTGCTCGCCGTGGTTCTCATCCTCGCCGGGGCAGGCGTCGGGGCCCTGCTGCTGCAGGTGCACATCGGCGTCGGCATGGGCGTCGCGGGCGGGCTGACGCTGCTCGTCGCCCTGACCGGACACCTGCTGCGCGAGCGGCGGAAAGAGGTCGAAGCGCGCGAGGCCGAGGCGGCCGCAGCGACGGCGTCGGCGACTCCGACTGCCTCCGCGACGTCCGGAGTCCAGGAGGCGCGCTCGGCGACGAGCGGAGCGAACGGTGACGCTCGTGGCTGA
- a CDS encoding amidohydrolase family protein: MADAVRHDLVVRARRALVDGDWREASVVVRDGRVVAIAGLTDEVDATVEVTLTDDQVLLPGIVDSHVHVNEPGRTEWEGFATATRAAAAGGVTTIVDMPLNSIPPTTTVDALEQKRAAAGPQSVVDVGFWGGAMPANLGTGDLRALHEAGVFGFKAFLSPSGVDEFPHLSTEQLHRAMAELADFDGLLIVHAEDPDGLDAAAASPTGADDAAGGAEAGGGAGAGASSAETPAGGAAYDAFVRSRPDVVERTAIEHVVDALRATGGRAHVLHLSSATALDTIRAAKAEGLRLTVETCPHYLTFDAEHIGDGATQFKCCPPIRGEANRELLWQALVDGTIDVVASDHSPSTRELKFAGGPDAAHGDFDVAWGGISGLELSFRAVWTGARQRGIPLEAVVGWMSRGTAALVGLPAKGRISVGADADLVAFAPETPVTIDVDDLSHRNPVTAYDDARLFGEVAATWVGGRLAGPSAPPARLLVRPDTGVAS, from the coding sequence GTGGCTGACGCTGTGCGCCACGACCTCGTCGTCCGGGCCCGTCGTGCGTTGGTCGACGGCGACTGGCGCGAGGCGAGCGTCGTCGTCCGTGACGGCCGCGTCGTCGCCATCGCCGGCCTCACCGACGAGGTCGACGCCACCGTCGAGGTCACGCTGACCGACGACCAGGTGCTGCTGCCCGGCATCGTCGACAGCCACGTCCACGTCAACGAGCCCGGCCGCACCGAGTGGGAGGGCTTCGCGACCGCGACCCGGGCCGCCGCCGCCGGGGGTGTCACGACGATCGTCGACATGCCCCTCAACAGCATCCCGCCGACGACGACGGTCGACGCGCTCGAACAGAAGCGGGCCGCCGCCGGGCCCCAGTCGGTCGTCGACGTCGGGTTCTGGGGCGGAGCGATGCCGGCGAACCTCGGCACGGGCGACCTGCGGGCGCTGCACGAGGCCGGCGTCTTCGGGTTCAAGGCGTTCCTGTCGCCGTCGGGCGTCGACGAGTTCCCCCACCTGTCGACCGAGCAGCTGCACCGGGCGATGGCCGAGCTGGCCGACTTCGACGGCCTGCTGATCGTGCACGCGGAAGACCCCGACGGGCTCGACGCCGCCGCGGCCTCGCCGACCGGCGCCGATGACGCGGCCGGCGGCGCCGAGGCCGGAGGCGGTGCCGGCGCCGGTGCCTCGTCCGCCGAAACACCCGCAGGAGGCGCGGCGTACGACGCGTTCGTCCGCTCGCGTCCCGACGTGGTCGAGCGCACGGCGATCGAACACGTGGTCGACGCCCTCCGCGCCACGGGTGGTCGTGCCCACGTCCTGCACCTCTCGTCCGCGACGGCGCTCGACACCATCCGCGCCGCCAAGGCCGAGGGCCTGCGGCTCACGGTCGAGACCTGCCCGCACTACCTCACCTTCGACGCCGAGCACATCGGTGACGGCGCGACGCAGTTCAAGTGCTGCCCGCCGATCCGTGGCGAGGCCAACCGAGAGCTGCTCTGGCAGGCGCTCGTCGACGGCACGATCGACGTCGTCGCGAGCGACCACTCCCCCTCGACCCGCGAGCTCAAGTTCGCCGGTGGCCCCGACGCCGCGCACGGCGACTTCGACGTGGCGTGGGGCGGCATCTCGGGTCTCGAGTTGAGCTTCCGTGCCGTGTGGACCGGGGCCCGGCAGCGCGGCATCCCGCTCGAGGCCGTCGTCGGCTGGATGTCCCGGGGCACGGCGGCCCTCGTCGGCCTGCCCGCGAAGGGGCGGATCTCCGTCGGCGCCGACGCCGACCTCGTCGCGTTCGCCCCCGAGACGCCCGTGACGATCGACGTCGACGACCTCTCGCACCGCAACCCCGTGACCGCGTACGACGACGCACGCCTGTTCGGCGAGGTCGCGGCGACGTGGGTGGGGGGCCGGCTGGCGGGGCCGAGCGCGCCTCCTGCGCGGTTGCTCGTCCGTCCCGACACCGGGGTCGCCTCGTGA
- a CDS encoding MBL fold metallo-hydrolase: MSPTKAAAPVEVAPGVHFVEGPASNWTILAGDGTLTLVDAGYPADLELVESSLRAVASATGAGDARLTSVLVTHGHSDHIGTVSALRRRHGFEVFAAPAEVPNVTREQLHQVTVGDVLPHLYKPRFARWVLHAVRAGGLGDVAVTDVVPLDLGASRTFSGHRVMPTAAVGHTPGHTVFALPDDDVLITGDALVTGHPTSRLDGVQMLHPIFHSDLAEAGRTYGRLVDRGARVVLPGHGPVLRR, encoded by the coding sequence GTGAGTCCGACGAAGGCGGCGGCTCCCGTCGAGGTCGCACCGGGCGTGCACTTCGTCGAGGGTCCCGCGTCGAACTGGACGATCCTCGCTGGCGACGGCACCCTGACGCTGGTCGACGCCGGCTACCCGGCCGACCTCGAGCTGGTGGAGTCGTCGCTCCGGGCCGTGGCGTCGGCGACGGGCGCCGGTGACGCCCGGCTCACGTCGGTGCTCGTGACGCACGGGCACAGCGACCACATCGGCACCGTCTCGGCCCTGCGTCGGCGGCACGGCTTCGAGGTCTTCGCGGCGCCCGCCGAGGTGCCGAACGTGACCCGCGAGCAGCTGCACCAGGTCACCGTCGGCGACGTCCTTCCGCACCTGTACAAGCCGCGGTTCGCCCGCTGGGTGCTGCACGCGGTGCGCGCCGGAGGCCTGGGCGACGTGGCCGTGACCGACGTCGTGCCGCTGGACCTCGGGGCGTCACGCACGTTCAGCGGTCACCGTGTCATGCCGACGGCCGCGGTCGGTCACACCCCCGGTCACACCGTCTTCGCGCTGCCCGACGACGACGTCCTGATCACGGGCGACGCCCTTGTCACCGGCCACCCGACCTCACGGCTCGACGGCGTGCAGATGCTGCACCCGATCTTCCACTCCGACCTCGCCGAGGCGGGCCGCACCTACGGCCGCCTGGTCGACCGCGGGGCGCGGGTCGTGCTGCCGGGTCACGGGCCGGTGCTGCGCCGCTGA
- a CDS encoding cell wall-binding repeat-containing protein, with product MNEIVTTRRTMGALVATAALTAVFCTSIPVSARAAESDAVVVRVAGDDRFSTAVRISQSVFSDDETPVEPVGPAIDRTREARVVYLASGRGFADALSAAPAAAHLGGPLLLSDTTEVPAVVLAEIARLDPERVVVVGGETSLSPRVVDQVERVVPGATVDRVFGVDRFATSRAISIDAFVDDTWQAPAVGRPRDVISLYDPADHTGYDVSFDDGALFVATGRSFPDALAASAAAGAHDMPLILVPGEAPSLDEPTRDLIAAVDPGYLYPVGGPAVMSQGIVDDLRRVAPVDGTAHEVERLSGGDRYETSHWTGSTAFSTHWGLPYGVDHFTETSVFVANGENFPDALAGAAAAGYLRQPLFTSRAACMPSATYHAVDFQQPDEVVLLGGPSALADRVADLSRLC from the coding sequence ATGAACGAGATCGTGACGACGCGGCGGACGATGGGGGCATTGGTGGCCACGGCGGCGCTGACCGCCGTGTTCTGCACGTCGATCCCCGTATCCGCCCGGGCTGCGGAAAGCGACGCGGTCGTCGTCCGTGTCGCCGGCGACGACCGTTTCTCGACGGCCGTCCGCATCAGTCAGAGCGTCTTCTCGGACGACGAGACGCCCGTCGAGCCCGTCGGGCCTGCGATCGACAGGACCCGGGAGGCGCGGGTCGTCTACCTCGCCTCGGGACGCGGTTTCGCGGACGCCCTGAGTGCCGCCCCCGCGGCAGCACACCTCGGCGGGCCGTTGCTCTTGTCCGACACGACTGAGGTGCCGGCGGTCGTCCTCGCCGAGATCGCGCGGCTCGACCCCGAACGCGTCGTCGTGGTCGGTGGCGAGACGTCGCTCTCGCCCCGGGTCGTCGACCAGGTCGAGCGCGTCGTTCCCGGCGCCACCGTCGACCGTGTGTTCGGAGTGGACCGCTTCGCCACGTCGCGCGCCATCTCGATCGACGCGTTCGTGGACGACACCTGGCAGGCGCCGGCCGTCGGGAGGCCGCGAGACGTCATCTCCCTCTACGACCCCGCCGACCACACCGGCTACGACGTCAGCTTCGACGACGGAGCGCTCTTCGTCGCCACGGGTCGATCGTTCCCCGACGCCCTCGCGGCCTCGGCCGCTGCCGGCGCCCACGACATGCCACTCATCCTCGTACCCGGAGAAGCACCGTCACTCGACGAGCCGACCCGAGACCTCATCGCCGCCGTCGATCCGGGCTACCTGTATCCGGTCGGCGGTCCCGCGGTCATGAGCCAGGGCATCGTCGACGACCTGAGACGCGTCGCGCCCGTCGACGGCACGGCCCATGAAGTGGAGAGGCTGTCGGGTGGCGACCGCTACGAGACCTCGCACTGGACAGGGTCGACCGCTTTCTCGACGCACTGGGGACTGCCCTACGGCGTCGACCACTTCACCGAGACGAGCGTCTTCGTGGCGAACGGGGAGAACTTCCCCGACGCCCTGGCCGGTGCTGCCGCTGCGGGGTACCTGCGCCAACCCCTCTTCACGTCGCGCGCCGCGTGCATGCCCAGCGCGACGTACCATGCCGTGGACTTCCAGCAACCCGACGAGGTCGTGCTGCTCGGCGGTCCGTCCGCCCTCGCAGACCGGGTCGCGGACCTCAGCCGGCTCTGCTGA
- a CDS encoding MurR/RpiR family transcriptional regulator has product MSGPRGDGAHGDDTHGDVAAATAAAGADAAEGEGGAGPVEGAGIRDRIDSGYGRLSPQEQRAADFILDHLDDLAVYTATEIAEQSGVSKATVSRLFRRLGFTDAQEVRDQARASRSRGVPVGPTRASGGLAEHAEAERHNLDVMLSGLSDGRLERAAALVAGAERVVVAGFRNSYPVALHLRQQLVQARDDVRVAPQPGQSIGEELVGLGARDVVVLVGFRRRPAGFAGVLSSLAARGVPVVLVADPSLRGVDVTVRLDCPVETPAPFDSYASAMSLAALLAGAVLTETVRAGRPEGGRSRVAEITELYAELSELE; this is encoded by the coding sequence GTGAGCGGCCCCCGCGGAGACGGTGCTCACGGCGACGACACGCACGGCGATGTCGCCGCTGCCACCGCTGCCGCCGGCGCGGACGCGGCCGAGGGTGAAGGAGGCGCGGGCCCGGTCGAGGGGGCGGGCATCCGTGACCGCATCGACTCGGGCTACGGCCGCCTCTCGCCGCAGGAACAGCGAGCCGCCGACTTCATCCTCGACCACCTGGACGACCTCGCCGTCTACACCGCCACCGAGATCGCCGAGCAGAGCGGCGTCTCGAAGGCGACGGTGTCGCGGCTGTTCCGGCGGCTCGGCTTCACCGACGCGCAAGAGGTGCGCGACCAGGCGAGGGCGTCGCGCAGCCGTGGCGTCCCGGTCGGGCCGACCCGCGCCTCCGGTGGGCTCGCCGAGCACGCCGAGGCCGAACGTCACAACCTCGACGTGATGCTCTCGGGGCTCTCCGACGGCCGACTCGAGCGTGCCGCGGCGTTGGTCGCCGGGGCCGAGCGGGTCGTCGTGGCCGGGTTCCGCAACAGCTACCCGGTGGCGCTCCACCTGCGGCAGCAGCTGGTCCAGGCGCGGGACGACGTGCGCGTGGCGCCGCAGCCGGGCCAGTCCATCGGCGAAGAGCTGGTCGGGCTCGGGGCGCGCGACGTCGTCGTCCTGGTGGGGTTCCGTCGTCGGCCGGCCGGGTTCGCCGGCGTGCTGTCGTCCCTGGCTGCGCGCGGCGTGCCCGTGGTGCTCGTGGCCGATCCGTCGCTGCGTGGCGTCGACGTGACGGTGAGGCTCGACTGCCCGGTCGAGACCCCTGCCCCGTTCGACAGCTACGCGAGCGCGATGAGCCTGGCCGCCCTGCTGGCCGGGGCGGTGCTGACCGAGACCGTGCGCGCCGGCCGGCCCGAGGGTGGCCGCAGCCGCGTCGCCGAGATCACCGAGCTGTACGCCGAGCTGTCCGAGCTCGAATGA
- a CDS encoding allantoate amidohydrolase: MSPEATTAPEGGPLDEARHVLERCDALAAVSSSPTGIERVYLSPEHARVNAMAGGWMRQAGMTTWQDAAGNQRGRYEGTEPGLPALLLGSHLDTVPDAGRYDGILGVLLGIALVERLSARGSRLPFAIEVLAFGDEEGTRFGTALLGSRAVAGTWVPEWWSLADASGTTLREAFLAFGLDPDRVTDAAYEPTDVIGYLETHIEQGPYLEEADRALAVVSSIAGARRFELTLTGVAGHAGGVPFHRRHDALAGASEVVLAVERLAREADCIATVGRLQAFPGGVNVIPGLVEFSLDLRGEHDDRRDQVWADIQAVAAEVGQRRGLTFSVDETHRAPAVVASPRLRGFVREGIAATGDADPMVLFSKAGHDAMAVAELTEWAMLFVRCGNAGISHHPDEIVTIDDVAVALDAFEAAVHAVAAAHPVAARASA; encoded by the coding sequence GTGAGTCCCGAGGCCACCACCGCCCCCGAGGGCGGTCCCCTCGACGAGGCCCGTCATGTCCTCGAACGCTGCGACGCCCTGGCCGCGGTCTCGAGCAGCCCGACCGGCATCGAGCGCGTGTACCTCTCGCCCGAGCACGCCCGGGTCAACGCGATGGCCGGCGGGTGGATGCGACAGGCCGGCATGACGACGTGGCAGGACGCGGCCGGCAACCAGCGCGGCCGCTACGAGGGCACCGAGCCCGGCCTGCCCGCCCTGCTGCTCGGCTCGCACCTCGACACGGTGCCCGACGCCGGTCGGTACGACGGCATCCTCGGCGTGCTGCTCGGCATCGCCCTGGTCGAACGGCTGTCGGCCCGGGGCAGCCGCCTGCCGTTCGCGATCGAGGTCCTCGCCTTCGGCGACGAAGAGGGCACCCGCTTCGGCACCGCCCTGCTCGGTTCCCGTGCGGTCGCCGGCACCTGGGTGCCCGAGTGGTGGTCCCTGGCCGACGCGTCCGGCACGACGCTGCGTGAGGCGTTCCTGGCCTTCGGTCTCGACCCCGACCGGGTCACCGACGCCGCCTACGAACCGACCGACGTGATCGGCTACCTCGAGACCCACATCGAGCAGGGCCCCTACCTCGAGGAAGCCGATCGGGCGCTCGCCGTCGTCTCGTCGATCGCCGGGGCGCGACGTTTCGAGCTGACCCTGACCGGCGTCGCCGGACATGCGGGCGGCGTTCCGTTCCACCGTCGGCACGACGCGCTCGCCGGGGCCAGCGAGGTCGTGCTGGCGGTCGAGCGCCTGGCCCGCGAGGCCGACTGCATCGCCACCGTCGGCCGGCTGCAGGCCTTCCCCGGCGGCGTGAACGTCATCCCGGGGCTCGTCGAGTTCAGCCTCGACCTCCGCGGCGAGCACGACGACCGACGCGATCAGGTCTGGGCCGACATCCAGGCCGTCGCCGCCGAGGTCGGCCAGCGTCGCGGCCTGACCTTCTCGGTGGACGAGACCCACCGTGCGCCGGCCGTCGTGGCCTCACCGCGCCTCCGGGGGTTCGTCCGCGAGGGCATCGCCGCCACCGGCGACGCCGACCCGATGGTGCTGTTCTCGAAGGCCGGGCACGACGCCATGGCCGTCGCCGAGCTGACCGAGTGGGCCATGCTCTTCGTCCGCTGCGGCAACGCCGGCATCAGCCACCACCCCGACGAGATCGTCACGATCGACGACGTGGCCGTCGCGCTCGACGCCTTCGAGGCCGCCGTGCACGCGGTCGCCGCGGCGCACCCGGTCGCGGCGCGGGCGTCCGCGTGA
- a CDS encoding pyridoxal-phosphate-dependent aminotransferase family protein, which produces MKRVFQPIDPPARLLMGPGPINADPRVLRAMSAQLIGQYDPAMTAYMDETQALYREVFQTSNEQTLLVDGTSRAGIEASLVSLIEPGDKVLVPVFGRFGHLLREIAERCGAEVHVIEVPWGQVFALETIVEAIERVQPKLLAVVHGDTSTTVAQPLEGLGEVCARHGVLFYTDVTASIVGNTFRTDELGLDAVSAGLQKCLGGPSGSSPVTYSERAVEVIRARTSIEAGIRTEGDTTSAHRIASNYFDLAMIFDYWGPQRLNHHTEATTMLWGARECARLVVDEGVDAMVARHELHGRAMLAGVKGLGLETFGDLAHKMNNVVAVVIPDGVDGDRVRGALLADFGIEIGTSFGPLHGKVWRIGTMGYNARRDTVLTTLAALEAVLRREGAPIASGGGVGAAYDVYLDVDRSSSAATSEATRASSVVPDQQSPDLDAATAGGAAPEGGAA; this is translated from the coding sequence GTGAAACGAGTCTTCCAGCCGATCGACCCGCCCGCCCGCCTGCTGATGGGCCCCGGCCCGATCAACGCCGACCCCCGGGTGCTCCGGGCCATGTCGGCGCAGCTCATCGGGCAGTACGACCCCGCCATGACCGCCTACATGGACGAGACCCAGGCGCTCTACCGTGAGGTGTTCCAGACCTCGAACGAACAGACCCTGCTCGTCGACGGCACCTCGCGCGCCGGCATCGAGGCCTCGCTCGTCTCGCTGATCGAGCCGGGCGACAAGGTGCTCGTGCCCGTCTTCGGCCGCTTCGGGCACCTGCTGCGCGAGATCGCCGAGCGCTGCGGGGCCGAGGTCCACGTCATCGAGGTGCCCTGGGGGCAGGTGTTCGCCCTCGAGACCATCGTCGAGGCGATCGAGCGCGTCCAGCCGAAACTGCTCGCGGTCGTGCACGGCGACACCTCGACGACCGTCGCCCAGCCGCTCGAGGGGCTCGGCGAGGTCTGCGCCCGCCACGGCGTGCTGTTCTACACCGACGTCACGGCGTCGATCGTCGGCAACACCTTCCGCACCGACGAGCTCGGCCTCGACGCCGTCAGCGCCGGCCTGCAGAAGTGCCTCGGCGGCCCCTCGGGGTCCTCGCCCGTCACCTACAGCGAGCGGGCCGTCGAGGTCATCCGGGCCCGCACGTCGATCGAGGCCGGCATCCGCACCGAAGGTGACACGACGAGCGCCCACCGGATCGCCTCGAACTACTTCGACCTCGCCATGATCTTCGACTACTGGGGCCCTCAGCGCCTCAACCACCACACCGAGGCGACCACGATGCTCTGGGGCGCCCGCGAGTGCGCCCGCCTCGTCGTCGACGAGGGCGTGGACGCCATGGTGGCGCGACACGAGCTGCACGGCCGCGCCATGCTCGCCGGCGTGAAGGGGCTCGGCCTCGAGACCTTCGGCGACCTCGCGCACAAGATGAACAACGTGGTCGCCGTGGTGATCCCCGACGGGGTCGACGGCGACCGGGTGCGTGGCGCCTTGCTCGCCGACTTCGGCATCGAGATCGGCACCTCGTTCGGCCCGCTGCACGGCAAGGTCTGGCGCATCGGCACGATGGGCTACAACGCACGTCGCGACACCGTGCTCACGACCCTCGCGGCGCTCGAGGCCGTGCTCCGTCGCGAGGGCGCGCCGATCGCGAGCGGCGGCGGCGTCGGGGCCGCGTACGACGTCTACCTCGACGTGGACCGCTCGTCGTCGGCCGCGACGTCCGAGGCGACCCGCGCCTCCTCGGTCGTCCCCGACCAGCAGTCGCCCGACCTCGATGCCGCGACCGCCGGAGGCGCGGCCCCGGAAGGAGGCGCGGCGTGA
- a CDS encoding AtzH-like domain-containing protein: MADATPTDLPRHEEARVGSGTVPTTLEGDLPDGLSAAFDAYERALAADDQAALAAAFEPTATVMRADAGGLLVGHDAITAFRGRRGSGPVRRVVECHVRVLDADTALVVSVNAPASGGRGVVTQLWRRESGSGSQGARPWRIASAQVQASPPAIDRRVWRVVGEPLVSGRRDDGVTGSAPPPGSRALAGETVAVKDLFAVAGHTIGAGVPARLAGATPETGHAAAVQHLLDAGADLRGIAQTDEFAYSIAGRNSAYGTPPNPAVPGAISGGSTSGPAAAVALGQASIGLGTDTGGSLRVPASYQGLWGLRTTHGAVDRTGLLPLAPSFDTVGWLTRDVDTLRRAAEASLPSADQVSVESSYVVDPALLSSVTPEVRAEFGRALDEATAAGRVPRPEQVLLGDVAQLFELFRVLQAFEAWQSDGDWITAHPGELAADVAARFAFGATISPRQAEEARVALGHERHRLESLLDGRVLLLPSASSAAPSLGASAAEVDAVRSATLGLTCVAGVLGAPAVSVPVLEVPLASGRRAPVGLCLVGPRGSDLSLLDLAATWAT; the protein is encoded by the coding sequence GTGGCTGACGCGACGCCCACCGACCTGCCCCGGCACGAGGAGGCACGGGTCGGCTCGGGCACCGTCCCCACGACCCTCGAGGGTGACCTGCCCGACGGCCTGAGCGCCGCGTTCGACGCCTACGAGCGGGCGCTCGCGGCCGACGACCAGGCCGCTCTCGCCGCGGCTTTCGAGCCGACGGCCACGGTGATGCGTGCCGACGCCGGTGGCCTGTTGGTCGGGCACGACGCCATCACGGCCTTCCGGGGCAGGCGCGGGTCGGGTCCCGTTCGTCGTGTGGTCGAGTGCCACGTGCGGGTCCTCGACGCCGACACCGCCCTGGTCGTGTCGGTCAACGCCCCGGCCTCCGGTGGGCGCGGTGTCGTCACGCAGCTCTGGCGTCGCGAGTCGGGTTCGGGGTCGCAGGGTGCTCGCCCGTGGCGGATCGCGTCGGCGCAGGTGCAGGCGTCGCCTCCGGCGATCGACCGCCGGGTCTGGCGGGTCGTGGGCGAGCCGCTCGTCTCGGGGCGGCGCGACGACGGGGTGACCGGCAGCGCGCCTCCTCCGGGCTCTCGGGCGCTCGCGGGCGAGACCGTCGCCGTGAAGGACCTGTTCGCCGTCGCAGGTCACACGATCGGAGCCGGGGTGCCTGCGCGGCTCGCCGGTGCGACGCCCGAGACCGGGCATGCGGCCGCGGTGCAGCACCTGCTCGACGCCGGAGCCGACCTGCGGGGCATCGCCCAGACCGACGAGTTCGCGTACAGCATCGCGGGCCGCAACTCGGCCTACGGCACCCCACCGAACCCCGCCGTGCCGGGGGCGATCTCGGGTGGTTCGACCAGCGGCCCGGCGGCGGCCGTGGCCCTCGGGCAGGCGAGCATCGGCCTCGGCACCGACACGGGCGGGTCGCTCCGGGTGCCCGCGTCGTACCAGGGGCTCTGGGGCCTCCGCACGACGCACGGGGCCGTCGACCGCACCGGGCTGCTCCCGCTCGCGCCGAGCTTCGACACGGTCGGCTGGTTGACCCGAGACGTCGACACCCTCCGTCGGGCGGCCGAGGCGTCGTTGCCCTCGGCGGACCAGGTGTCGGTCGAGTCGTCGTACGTCGTCGATCCGGCCCTGCTCTCGTCGGTCACGCCCGAGGTGCGGGCCGAGTTCGGGCGCGCCCTCGACGAGGCGACCGCGGCAGGGCGCGTCCCGCGTCCCGAGCAGGTCCTTTTGGGCGACGTCGCACAGCTGTTCGAGCTGTTCCGCGTGCTGCAGGCCTTCGAGGCCTGGCAGTCCGACGGCGACTGGATCACCGCGCATCCGGGCGAACTCGCCGCCGACGTGGCGGCCCGCTTCGCGTTCGGCGCGACGATCTCGCCCCGGCAGGCCGAGGAGGCGCGGGTCGCCCTCGGCCACGAACGCCACCGTCTCGAGTCCCTCCTCGACGGGCGGGTGCTGCTCCTGCCGAGTGCGTCCTCGGCCGCGCCCTCGCTCGGCGCGAGCGCTGCCGAGGTGGACGCGGTGCGTTCGGCGACGCTCGGGTTGACCTGCGTCGCCGGCGTGCTCGGTGCCCCCGCCGTCTCGGTTCCGGTCCTCGAGGTGCCGCTCGCCTCCGGGCGGCGGGCACCCGTCGGGCTGTGCCTCGTGGGGCCGCGCGGGTCAGACCTGTCTCTGCTCGACCTCGCGGCGACCTGGGCGACCTGA
- a CDS encoding acetamidase/formamidase family protein: MAISEATPAPPSGPVPTTPILQPLSPGDRDGAVPYVPATPATTLWGRLPCASDEPVLTIDPGTAVLIDTLSHEGVLDDQGRDPRAFFARHGVPAEHVLDDAVALAAAGDERHGRDPAADGPHVVTGPIAIRGAQPGDVVTMTLLDATPRVPYGVISNRHGRGALAGEFPLEAGPVSVFAAVDHEPDGSLVGTLPLVPGAERTVRFPLHPFLGIMGVAVAGDERPHSVPPGSHGGNVDIALLTEGASLHLPVQVPGALAYVGDPHFAQGDGEVALTAMEASLRVTVRFDLVPRAQALALFGEIAGPLAETAELLVPTGLDEDLDEAVRACVRAAIDLLEARYGMDRSLAYAYLSAATDFDISQVVDLVKGVHARIRKADFGG; the protein is encoded by the coding sequence ATGGCGATCTCCGAGGCGACCCCAGCACCCCCGTCGGGCCCCGTTCCCACGACTCCGATCCTGCAACCCCTGTCGCCGGGCGACCGTGACGGGGCCGTCCCTTACGTGCCCGCGACACCCGCCACGACCCTGTGGGGGCGCTTGCCCTGCGCCTCCGACGAGCCCGTGCTCACGATCGACCCGGGCACGGCCGTCCTCATCGACACCCTCAGTCACGAGGGCGTGCTCGACGACCAAGGGCGTGACCCCCGGGCCTTCTTCGCCCGTCACGGGGTGCCCGCCGAGCACGTGCTCGACGACGCGGTCGCCCTGGCCGCCGCGGGCGACGAGCGGCACGGCCGAGACCCCGCCGCCGACGGCCCGCACGTCGTGACCGGGCCCATCGCGATCCGCGGGGCGCAGCCCGGCGACGTCGTCACGATGACCCTGCTCGACGCGACGCCGCGGGTGCCCTACGGCGTCATCTCGAACCGTCACGGTCGCGGCGCCCTCGCCGGCGAGTTCCCGCTCGAGGCCGGCCCGGTCAGCGTCTTCGCGGCCGTCGACCACGAACCCGACGGTTCACTCGTCGGCACGCTGCCGCTCGTGCCCGGCGCCGAGCGCACCGTGCGGTTCCCCCTGCACCCGTTCCTCGGCATCATGGGCGTCGCCGTCGCGGGCGACGAGCGACCGCACTCGGTGCCGCCGGGCTCGCACGGCGGCAACGTCGACATCGCCCTGCTGACCGAGGGCGCCTCCCTCCACCTGCCCGTCCAGGTGCCCGGGGCCCTCGCCTACGTCGGCGACCCGCACTTCGCCCAGGGCGACGGCGAGGTCGCACTCACCGCGATGGAGGCCAGCCTGCGCGTCACGGTCCGGTTCGACCTGGTGCCGCGGGCCCAGGCCCTGGCTCTGTTCGGCGAGATCGCCGGGCCGCTGGCCGAGACCGCCGAGTTGCTCGTGCCGACCGGTCTCGACGAAGACCTCGACGAGGCGGTCCGCGCCTGCGTCCGGGCGGCGATCGACTTGCTCGAGGCCCGCTACGGCATGGACCGCAGCCTCGCCTACGCCTACCTCTCGGCCGCGACCGACTTCGACATCTCGCAGGTCGTCGACCTGGTCAAGGGCGTCCACGCCCGCATCCGCAAGGCGGACTTCGGTGGCTGA